ggaaccatttgggtgtattttgtttatgaagttgggtgtatgttgtttattaaGTTGGGTGTGTTTTgtttgttgtgttgggtgtatattgtccattcagttggtTGTATcatgtgcattcatttgggtgtattttatatctttagtatgttctaaataatgattgtttgccttccagaatggactccaaaaaaaggaagaagagtcaagaggatgaggattctgattcagaatctgaatcaactgatgagtaatgttctgaaattattTCTCCTTTCTTTTGGCTTAATTATCAAGATTTCgtgtattaactgaagtgtctcttattaacttatagaagcgaagaatcatcaccggtgaagaagcaaaaaaaaaaaaagaaaagaaaaagacacaaagaacaccaaaaaagtaagcacttctttggataatattctgtgataaaattaattttttatttctgattcatacttgtttttccacccagaacacaatccaaaaagaaaaagattattgTTGAGCATTCATCTCCTGAAGAAGATCAATCCTATGATGGGTACAGTACTttgtaagctatattaccgtctatcatcataattatttttgttaacatcttcttttatgaatgtagtgaCAGATATGAAATAGgaagtgaagatctagatgaattgttaagggaaaacaatgaaaaatctgctacagaggggtatgtcttgttggggtgtatatttcagattttagtgtgttttctttgctaataattgtttcttgtttcgcagagagaaggaagctgacctgcgatcgacagaaggtcgctatgtctcctctgaaacgtaagaagcattatttaataaaatcttgttatcatgatttaCCTGTATCATATTTTTTCTGAATAACATGAAATCTGTTTAGAATACCGGACgtgaacttgggaagtgatgatccttcctctcaaggacacACAGAACAAAGTAGTGTAAATAGGCCGgcagagagcatgtaatttctctttcaactaaccgttacttttgttcttttattaccttctacttctaattctgtatatattttttttttagaaaaaaaagccctttattattttattcgagaaaaaaaaaggcaggaaaaaaaaagcaaaaactgcaagtatgtaagttctcaaaaaacaaagcctgtattccttttgaattgttcgggtgtattttttgactttctttgggtgtattttaggttgagtctggTTCTAGAGTCAGCAAGTGAGCCGGTTGATTCGAATATAATGGTTGTGAGGGAAGAGACACCGTCGGAagcgcttgcaatgtgagtttttcaagaatatttcaaccttataaccttattattttcaaaggcgttgttaacctttcatttttcttcttgtttagagttccgattcaagtttttgtgccagtgtcccaaacaaccactgtgcTGGAATTTGAAGAAACACTTAAGACAGATTTTGAACCAACCCCTCTACTATaaattgaaggaactacaaaAACGTAAGAAATATTATTGGGTATATATttgtttagagtttgggtgtatattgggttacagtTCGGGTGTATATTTgcttacagtttgggtgtatattgttcaTGAATAGTTTTTTTTACGCCATGATTAATTTTGTGTAactgtgcagcactcctgaaccccCCCAACAACTTGAAGAAAGCACAGCCACACTTCCCCCAGttccatctaaaatgtaagttcatcagagtaaaatcaatgtatgggtgtatattgggttacagtttgggtgtatatttgcttACAATTTAGGTGTATATTGTTcctgaataatttttttatgtcatGATTAATTTTCTGTGccgtgcagcactcctgaacccccaaaaaacttgaagaaagcacacccacgcttcccccagctccatctaaaagGTAAGTTCATCATACCTAAATCAATCTTTACTTATCATCCGTATATTCTTACTCTTATAATACGTTATACATGATTACGCAGTTATCCAGCCGAAGAAGACGCTGCTGCGCTGATGATGATGGCACTGACAGCATCgtatgttcctaaaacagatccaatgccatcattcagcctggACTTCactgattcaagccaagaagaagcagcaacgcaggagggagcgtcaacgcaggagacagacagggcaaaaatttcaaaaactgcaaatttgctagaacaattagaggatttggtacaaaaaatagcaagcagtgcggcgaaagaagaaagtaaaagtCCACAAATTCAAAAGGAGACTGGCAGAGAAAGTTTTGGGAAGTTTGAAACTTCTGCGGGAATAAATCAGAATACGGGTGATATGAAAGAGAAGTGCTACATCTGGGGGACGCGAGTGAAGACATACGCAGATGGCAGTACTAACGAGTTTGACAACGTGTGCACTGTAAGTTGTGTAGTCATTTGGGTTTATTTAAAGTATTCACTTGGGTGTATTTTCAGTATTTCATTTGTTGTTTCACAATTGTTGCAGAGCATGGCCGTTTCGAAGCACCCAAACGAGGAATTCATATCACCTAAAACCAATAAAGAATTCAAggtggaagactacccaatgtttatTCCCTTCATAGATGCAAAAAAATTAACTTCGCATCGATATGTGAGTTTTTATTTGTAAAATTTGTTAGTACCGTTCTTTActtatatgccaaataaaataacacacggttgaaatgtggcaatccttcagatttttgcGCCTGTTTGCTACTCAGGCCATTGGTGGTTATGGGTGATTGATACAACAAAGGGGAGATTTTatatacttgacccgctacacaaGAAAGCTCCAAGCAATGAGAGAAAGCAGCttaataaattcactgtaagttgGCTCTGTGTTCTTTATTTTAATAGATAGGTGTATTTCAATTCAATATAAGGTGTATGTATGTTTTGCTTTGGGTGTAAGTATgtctcttttgggtgtatttcattcgggtgtattactgatttgttttgttttttaaggGATATGTAATTTCAAGAATTAGAGCATATGCCGGCAGGGCACCTCtgaagaaaaaggagaatgaGTTGGAAATTAAAGCAACATACGTTAAAATCTCAGGCCAAAAAtcaaggtataaatttgtgactctgaacattaaactttcctaaatgagatttgtaatttattgCTATGACTGTGCTATTTACGTTATGAAGTGGCTTGATTTAATTGAGCCCGAAAACATTAAAAGGGCGAAGTATGAATGGGATAATTGGCCACAGGTAACTGTCTTTAAAACTATATAACTATGTATTACTTTACTGGAATTAATATTGTtgtttaaacagaatatactttttaattgtaggaggaggtggaccactatagagtagAATATGCTTCGCGGATACTATTCAGTGAAATGAATAAAGAGAGAGATCAAGCAATTAGAGCGAGTaatgcaataagactgtccaaGCCATCCTCAGTATTATTGAGTCCATTTTGTCAGATAAATTCTACTGATATAGAAACTAAGTAATCTAACTGCTAGctagtttgtaaattgaacaaatgctGTAAAAATTTGCCATTTATAAACAACTTCTATTCAATGAAATTTTTTCCATagttaaactgtctgtgctgttaaactgtctatgctgtattcaaaagctctgtattacaggtggtaaaatatgaagaaaaacatcaagGCAGATCGaaatacaaattataaacttttacACCGAAAGGAAGTTTAATATACACCCAAGATTGCttaaatatacacccaaattGTCTGTGCTGTTAAATTGTCtttattcaaaatgtatgaattacaggcACTATAATATGAAGAgaaacatcaaatcaaatatacacccataacctgcgattttttacacccaaagaaagttgaatatacaccctGAGATCTATCCCCCTGATGCTTTGagcctaaaaccctaaaccctaaacacttaaaacataaacccttaccccctaacctgtaaaccctaaaaccctgaaccctaatattatatatatgtatctatatgtaGAATGTGAATcacaagaaaattcagaaaaatacacccaaaagaacagtgcttttacacccatattctgtaactatacacccaaagagttatcccctgCTCCTGGTACCCTGAaatgataattcataacatgtccttaatattggctggaatttgaatgcaccactgatgcagcatcaaacaagtttatctgaatataagaaactcacatattagctaaactattaacgagaaaaataaactcaatcaccacaaatttaaagaacattacttttacctcgcttaaaactttcgttttcttcttctttgtggcatttgcgatctgtttgtccaactttgaacctagcctattttttggacgtcctcttgttcgaatccttggcgggctttgaagctcgttaacggattccaagttggcgtcttcgtgggataaagaagatgtccccttccttttggcttttaatgattccatctcagccatgacgttatcgtacgaacagtgcagaattgcagtcagctcctccgattcggatgcaaatattttgcgaacgaaaaaccaattggtcgaacctcttgcttcttggctccaacagtggATTTTATAAAACAATGGTACCAAAGACAGGTTATCTGTCATTCATACCACGGTAATTGTCTGCAAATGCACTATCTAGATATTTCACAGAGAAGGGCAATTACGGGCGAATATAAAGGCAGCTTAAGCACTTGGATGGAAAATAAATTGAAGGATCGACCACCAACAATAGATTGGTGGTCCTATATCAAGGACGAACTTATACAAATATTCCAGCCCATTTTTGCAACATTGAAGAAGATGTTCTTGAAGAACGACTACCATTAGATTGAGTATCCACTCAATCAAAGTTGGATTTTCCAGGGGATAAGCAGTTGCGTGGTATCTTGTCCAATATGGAAAGCCGTAGGGTTAGTACTAACTACATTCAAGACAAACAACTGGATGATGTCAAAGCGCTGAGATCAATCATTTCCCATATTATTAACCTTCCTTTTGAAGCGGATAACAAGCCTCACATTATTGAAGTTGAAGAGCTTTGTTATCATCGACTCAATTTCCTCCCAAAAAAAATATAGTGACGGTATAATTTTTTGTCTTTTCTaattgtgtgtgtgtttttttttgttaaactaaCGTATTTTAATTTAGAAAAATTACCCCAGTGTTCTTTTGGAGCATCCACAGGAGAATCTAGTTCCTGAATACGGTCCACCTCATATTTCGAAATGGGAAACTCCCAAATATAGTTTTTGGTTATATTGGCAATTGTTTTTCACCATGGGCATTTAAAGAAAATATACATCTAGAATTATCTAGAATATACCACCGTCATGGAAAAGGCGGTCATGGAGAAAGCGGTCAATATTCTTCACATTATAGCATAGTAAAGTTCCATAGGAACTGCATGGAGCACTTTGATTTCATGAAAACTCAAGATGGAATGGTAATTGAAAttttgttttggttgatttttaaGTAAGTTTGGCTTTGGCTGCAAAANNNNNNNNNNNNNNNNNNNNNNNNNNNNNNNNNNNNNNNNNNNNNNNNNNNNNNNNNNNNNNNNNNNNNNNNNNNNNNNNNNNNNNNNNNNNNNNNNNNNNNNNNNNNTTGGCtgcaaaagaaaatatatatatatatatatataattaattaattaattaattagtatataataaaaaaaatcaaccaaaacaaaaTTTCAATTACCATTCCATGTTGGATTTTCTTGAAATCAAAGTGCTCCATGCAGTTCTTATAGAACCTTACTATGCTACGATATGAAGAATATTGACCGCCTTCTCCATGACCACCTTCTCCATGACGGTGGTATATTTTAGATAATTCTGGATGTATATTTTCTTTAAATG
The DNA window shown above is from Arachis ipaensis cultivar K30076 chromosome B08, Araip1.1, whole genome shotgun sequence and carries:
- the LOC107611910 gene encoding uncharacterized protein LOC107611910, which gives rise to MTDNLSLVPLFYKIHCWSQEARGSTNWFFVRKIFASESEELTAILHCSYDNVMAEMESLKAKRKGTSSLSHEDANLESVNELQSPPRIRTRGRPKNRLGSKLDKQIANATKKKKTKVLSEINLFDAASVVHSNSSQY